The genomic region GCTGACCCCGGAAGAGGAAAAGGCGCGCAAGCGTCGCAATGTCGCGATCTTCTGGAGCCTGATCGGGTTTATAGTGCTGATCTTCCTTGTGACGCTGCAGCGTCTCAGCAGCAATATCGCCGCCGGAGGCTGACCAACCGATGAAACTGCCCGTACTGTCAGGCAACGTGAAAGTCCTCGCCATCTGCCTTGGCCTTGCGCTGGGCATGGTGGGCATGGGCTATGCGGCGGTGCCGCTTTACGACCTGTTCTGCCGGGTGACGGGCTATGGCGGGACCACGCAGACCGCGCAGTATGATCCCGACCAGATTCTCGACCGCACGGTGCGCGTGCGCTTCGATGCCAGCCGCGCGCGCGGATTTCCCTGGGAGTTTGAGCCGCTGCAGCGCGACATGACCGTGCAGGTGGGCGAGACGGCGCTGGCCTTCTACCGCGTCACCAACCCCACCGACCGGCCTGTGACGGGCATCGCCACCTACAATGTGACACCGTTCAAGATGGGGCCGTATTTTGCCAAGCTGGAATGCTTCTGCTTTACCGAGCAGACGCTGGGGCCGGGCGAGAGCATGGAGATGCCGGTGGTGTTCTTTATCGATCCGCTGATGGATGAAGAACGGCGCATGGATGACGTGCAGACGGTAACCCTGTCATACACATTCTTCGAGGCTAGCGATTCGCGGGCCCGTAACCTTGCCGAGCGCGCACCGGCCAATACCGGACGCTAGGTCAGGAGAGTTTGCCATGGCGGGCTGAAAACCAGCGCGCCACCTTATTGATCAGGGGGATGGGGGCGGCTATAGCTGCGTCTCAAATCGCCCGAATGAAGAGCAGGAGAGGCCGATGGCTGGCGGCGCTGTCAAACATGACTACCACCTCGTTGATCCGAGCCCATGGCCGTTCGTCGGCTCTGTGGCCGCGTTCATCCTGGCTATTGGCCTTGTGATCTTCATGGCCGGGCTTTCCACCAATGAGGAAAGCTGGGCCTACTTCCTGCTGCGCGAAGGCTCCCCCTGGGTGCTCGTGCTGGGCGGCCTGGGCATCATCTACACGATGATCGGCTGGTGGGGCGACGTCATCAAGGAATCGATGCGCGGCGACCATACGCCTGTTGTCGATCTTGGCCTGCGCTACGGCATGATCCTGTTCATCGTCTCCGAGGTGATGTTCTTTGCCGGCTGGTTCTGGATGTTCTTCGAGGCCGCCATCTTCCACGATGTGCGCGCGGGCGCGAGCTGGGACGGCACGCCAATCGGGGTGGACTATGCGGGCTGGGAAAGCTGGCCGCCGCCGGGCGTTGAGACGTTCGACCCCTTCCACCTGCCGTTGATCAACACCCTGATCCTGCTGCTGTCGGGCACCACGGTGACCTGGGCGCACCACGCCCTGCAGCACGGCGACCGCAATGGCGCCAAGTGGGGTCTGGTGTGCACGGTGGCGCTGGGTGCGCTGTTCACGGTCGTTCAGGCTTATGAGTACACCCACGCCTATTTCGACTTTGGCGGCAATCTCTATGGCGCCACCTTCTTCATGGCGACCGGCTTCCACGGTGCGCACGTCATCATCGGGACAATCTTCCTGGCGGTGTGCCTGCTCAGACTGCTGGCCGGACACTTCACACCACAGAAGCATTTCGGCCTCGAGGCGGCTGCCTGGTACTGGCACTTCGTCGACGTGGTCTGGCTGTTCCTGTTCGCCTTCGTCTACGTGATCTTCCAGTAGACGCGTTATGAACACTCCCCACCCCGTCATCGCAGGGATCAGCGGCCGCTGCCCACGATGCGGGGAGGGGAGACTGTTTTCCGGCTTCCTGAAATTCGCTGATACGTGCGAATCCTGCGGGCTGGACATATCGGCCGAAGATGCCGGTGACGGCCCTGCCGTTTTCATCATCCTGATCGTCGGCTTTATCGTGGTGCCTCTGGCGCTGGCGCTGGAGCTGAGCATGGAGCCGCCGCTCTGGCTGCATGTGGTGCTCTGGCTACCGCTAGCGCTGGGGCTTTGTGTCGCCTTGCTGCGCCCGTTCCGGGGCGTCATGTTCACGCTGCAATGGCATCATTCAGCGCGCGAGGCGCGTCTGGACGAGGACGCCAGCTAGCCCTGAAACGTGTCGGGAAGGACGCAAGGATCATGCACTTCCGCCCCATGCCGCTCCTCACCGTGCTGACATTGGCGGCGCTCGCCTTCCTGCTGACGCTGGGCGTGTGGCAGAGCCAGCGCATGGCATGGAAGCAAGGCGAGCTGGAGCGCTGGCAGGAAGCCAGTGCCAATCCGGCCCGTGATCTCGACGAAGCCCTGTGCGTGGATGAGCCGTTTGAGGGGCGCAGTATTGGCTTCCTGCCAGAGGAACGCGCCGGCAATGTGCGCGTCTATGGCCGTTCGCTGGACGATAACCGGCCGGGCTGGCGCATCTTTGTGCCGGTCGACGCCCCGGCCTGCCTCGATGCCCCGTTAGTGCTGGCCGAAGCGGCGTTCCAGCCTCTGGTGGAAAACTCCGCGCCCATAAGGATGATATCGCGCTGGCGGATTGAAGCGCCACCGGCTCCCGGCGCGTTCACACCCGATTCCGATCCGGCAGAGCGGACCTTCTACGCTTTTGACGGGCCGGGCATGGCCGGGGCGCTGAGCCTGCAGGAGGGCGCGATATCGCCCCTGTGGTGGCTGGCAGAGGATACCGGTGAGCCGCCCGCCTTCCTCACCTCCACCCCGCCGGAGCGCCATTTTGCCTATGCGGTGACGTGGTTTGGCATGGCGATAGCGCTGCTGGTGGTTTATCTGGTGTTTCACGCTGCCAGAGGACGGCTGTCATTCACCGGGCGGAAAGAGTGAGTGTGCCAGTCTGGCCGGCCCTTTGATCTGGAGGCTCCCCCTTGGCGCTGTGGCGTGACGAAATCCCTGAGACAACGCTGGCGGGTGAGGGCATCCGCCTGCGCCATCCCGGTCCTGATGACTATGAGGCGTGGGCGAAGCTGAGAAGTGCCAGCCGCGCCCTTACCGAGCCGTGGGAACCAGCCTGGAGCGAGGATGAGCTGACGCGCACCGCCTACAAGCGCCGCCTGCGCCGCTATCAGCAGGATGTCGAGGCGGGGCAGGGCTATCCCTTCTTCATTTTCCGCGCCTCTGACGGTGTTCTTGTCGGTGCGTGCAATCTCAACAATGTGCGCCGGGGTGTCCTGCAGGCAGCCGATATCGGCTACTGGGTGGGCTCGCCCTATGTGCGCCGGGGCCATGCCCGCGCAGCGGTGCGCCGTGTGGTGACATTCGCCTTTGCCCAGCTCAACCTGAACCGGATCGAGGCGGCAACACGCCCCGAGAACGAAGCATCGCGCTCACTCTTGATGAGCGTAGGCTTCAGCCCGGAGGGCTATGCCCGCAAATATCTCAAGATCAATGGCGAATGGCGCGACCATCTCAAATTCGCCATTGTGCGCGGGGATTTGCTGCGGTGAGTGCGGGCGGCGAGGGCATGCTGTCCAAGGCCGCCGAGGCAGCCGGTGCGCTCGCGATCCAGCTTGATCTTGCGTCCGGCAAGGCCAGTATTTCGGGTGCCGCCGAGGCTTTTGGCCTGACGTGCGACGGTGTTGGCGATTTTCTGGACTGTGTGGCCCCGTCGGACCGCAAAACTCTGGCCGGTCAGGCGGAGGGGCAGGTCGATCTGCGTCTGCGTCTGGCTCCGCCGGGCGAGGCGGTGCGCTATGTCCGCCTGCTGGGCGTGCGGCAGGGCGATGGCGTGACGGCGCTTCTCCTGCCCGCAGGCACCGGCCCCGGCACCACGCTGTCCACGCTTGATGCCGAAGCGGCACTCACCGCAGGGCTGGAGAGCAAGGAGATCATCGCCCATTTCCAGCCGATCATCGCTCTGGATGGCGAGTATCTGGCCGGGTTCGAGGCGCTGGCCCGCTGGCACCGGCCGGGGCTGGGCGTGATGGGGCCTGATGATTTTCTCTTCCTGGCCGACCGGCTGGGCCTGATGGGGCAGGTGGGCGATCAGGTGCGTGGCAGCGCGGCGGACAATCTGGCGCGCTGGTTTGCTGATGCGCAGGCTGCGCCGGATATTTACGTGTCGGCCAATGCCAGCGTTGGCGAGCTGCTCTCGGACGGGTTTGTAGACACGCTCACGGGCGCGCTGGAACAGGCAAAAGTGCCGCGCGGGCGCTACCGGCTGGAGATCACCGAGACCGAGATCATGCGCGATCCTGACCAAGCCGCAGAGATTCTCCATGCGGTAAAGGCGTCGGGCGTGAAGCTGGTGCTGGATGATTTTGGCACCGGGTATTCCTCGCTCTCCCGGCTCGACCGGTTCCCCTTCGATGTCATCAAGATCGACCAGTATTTCGTGCGCTCCATGATTGCGGACGCCTCGGCGCGCGCGATTACCGCATCGGTGGTGAAGCTGGCGCGCAATCTGGGCATGACGATCATCGCCGAGGGCGTGGAAACAGCGGAAATGGCCGATCTGGTCGCCGAGATGGGCTGTGATTTCGCCCAAGGTTTTCACTATGCCGGCGCGCTGGACCCGCAGGCGGCAGCGCTGGCGGTCAGTCAGGGCGTGGCCGGCAGGTTTGCCGCTCCGCGTCCTATCAGGCGGTCAGGCGTGGCCTGACGCCCCGGTGAGATGCTCCGGGTTCACACCCATCTTGCGCAGCGCCATGGCCCATTTTTCCTCGTGGCTGTCGCCAAATACCAGATCCTCATCGGCTTCGGCGACCAGCCAGGCATTGGCGGAAATCTCGTCTTCCAGCTGCCCGGCTTCCCAGCCCGCATAGCCCAGCGCCAGCGTGGAGCGGCGTGGCGGCGAGGGTGACGCCATGGCTTCCAGCACGTCATTGGTGGCTGTCAGGGCCAGGCCGTCGCTGATTTTCAGCGTGGCGGGTTCATGCTCGAAATCATCGGAATGCAGCACGAAGCCGCGATCACGGTCCACCGGCCCGCCATCGAGCACGGCCCGGTCTGCAACCTCTATCTCGCTCTTGACGCCCAGCTGCTCGAACAGGGTGGGCAGGCGCAGGCGCATCGGCTTGTTGACGATGATGCCCATGGCATGATCGTCCCCATGGGCGCACATGAACACGACCGAGCGGTCAAAGCGCGGATCACCGATCAGCGGGCTGGCGATCAGGATCTTGCCCTTCAGATAGGGGCCATCAAAGAGGGGGCGATGGGATGCCATGAACAAAGCATCAGGCCAAAACGGGGGTCTTGTCCAGACAATCCGGCCATCAGCCCGGTTCGCGGCCTTGCAGCAGGCGGCGCAGCGCACTAGCTAGCGCACAAGACATATTGCCCTCAATCAACCCTGCAGGAGCGCATCCAATGACCATCAAGCCCGGTGACCGCCTTCCCGACGCGACTTTCATGACCATGGGCGCTGAAGGCCCCGCTCCTGTGACCACACAGGATCTCTGCCAGGGCAAGACGGTGGCCCTGTTTGCCGTGCCCGGCGCCTACACCCCCACCTGTTCGGCCAAGCACCTGCCCGGCTTTGTCGAAAAGGCCAGCCAGCTCAAGGCCAAGGGCGTTGATACGATCGCCTGCACCTCGGTCAACGATGTGTTCGTGATGAGCGCCTGGGGCAAGGACCAGAATGCCGGTGAAGGCGTTCTGATGCTGGCGGACGGCAATGGCGACTTTGCCAAGGCCGTCGGCCTGACCATGGACGGCTCCAAATTCGGCATGGGTACGCGTTCGCAGCGCTACGCCATGATTATCAAGGATGGTGTGGTGTTAGACCTGTTCGTGGAAGAGCCGGGCGACTTCAAGGTCTCCAGCGCGGATTACCTGCTCGAGAAGCTCTGATTATCCAACGGCCGTTGTGAGATGTGCGGTGTCTCCCCCCGTTTACGGGGGGAGTGCCCCTGAAAGGGGCGAGGGGGGGAATGTTCAAAAAAAAAGCTCCCCCCTCCGGTCCTTCGGACCACCTCCCCCGTGAACGGGGGAGGACATCGGGCCGTCTCGAAGGACGAGGGCTTCCGCCTACATCAGCCCCAGCTGCTTGAAGCTCGCCACTTTCTCCCGCCCGACCACCAGATGGTCATGCACCACGATGGATAGCGGCTTGCCGATCTCGATCACCTGCCGGGTCATCTCGATATCGGCGTGAGAGGGCGTCGGATCACCGCTGGGGTGGTTGTGCACAAGGATGAGCGCGCTGGCATCAAGGGCTATCGCCCGCTTGATGATCTCGCGCGGATAGACCGGCGCATGGTCCACCGTGCCGCGCGCCTGAAACTCGTCGGCCAGCAGACGGTTTTTCTTGTCGAGGAACAGCACCCGGAACTCTTCGGTAGAGGCGTTCTGCAGGGCGGTGCGGACATAATCGAGCAGGGCAGACCACGAGGAAATCACGGCCCGGCCCGTCACCTGCTCGCGCGCAATGCGTGTCGCGACTTCCTGAAACAGGTTCAGCTCCAGCGCGACCTTTTCAGAGACCCCCTTGATCTCGGTCAGCTGGTCAGGGCGGGCCGCGCATACCCGCCCGATATCGCCAAACCGGGCGAGCAGGTCTTTGGCCAGCGGTTTGACATCGCGCTGCGGAATGGCCCGGAACAGGACAAGCTCAAGGATTTCATAGTCCGCCAGCCCCCTGCCGCCCGTTTCAGCGAAGCGTGCGCGCAGGCGGTCGCGATGACCGTGATAATGGGGCTTGCCGGCCTCCATCAGGGCCTATTTCCACGGCGGGCAGTGATAGCCGGCAGGCGAGCTTGTGAATATCTCCACGCCATCTGCCGTCACGCCCACCGAGTGCTCGAACTGGGCGGACAGGGATTTGTCGCGGGTCACGGCGGTCCAGCCATCGGCGAGGATTTTCACGTGCGGTTTGCCATCATTGAGCATTGGCTCGATGGTGAAGATCATGCCGGGCTTGAGAACCTCGCCCGTACCCCGGTCGCCGAAATGCAGCACGTTGGGCGCATCGTGGAAGAGCTGGCCGATACCGTGTCCGCAAAAATCGCGCACCACGCTGCAGCGCTGGGTCTCGGCATATTCCTGGATGGCCGCGCCGATATCGCCAAACGTATTGCCGGGTTTCACCTCGGCAATGCCGCGCATCAGCGCTTCATAGGTCACCTCGATCAGGCGCTCTGCCTTGCGGCGCACCTCGCCCACGGTGAACATGCGGCTGGTATCGCCATGCCAGCCATCGACTATGCAGGTCACGTCGATATTGAGGATATCACCGTCCTTGAGCGGTTTGTCATTGGGAATGCCGTGGCAGACCACATGGTTGAGCGAGGTGCACGAGGACTTTGAATAGCCCTTGTAGAACAGGGTGGCCGGCACCGCGCCATTGGCAATGAAATTGCGCCGCACGATGTCATCGATCGCTTGCGTGGTCACGCCGGGTTTCACGAAGTCGACCAGCAGGTCGAGCGTTGCCGCCGCCAGCTGGCCAGCCTTCCGCATGCCCGCGAACGCTTCGGGGCCGTGCTGGCGGATATGTCCGTCGCGGATCAGTTCCACATCGTCAATCATGTCTGTTTCAGTCACGTACACTTCCCGATTGTCTGTCCAACCCTCCATATAGCGCCGCCCGGAGCGTTAGGAAACGCTCCGGGCGGTAATAGTCAGGCAATGGCTCTGCTGGCTACTCGGTATAGAGCTCGGAGATGTGGAGCACGGCATCGCGCAGGGATGTGCTGGCCCAGGTCCCGACCCAGATATCGTACTGGCCCGACTGCGGGCGGTCCCAGCGGATGGACGGATTAGTGCCCTGCCCGCTGTCATCATCGCAATACCACCTGCCATCGGGCGCGTTGATGACCAGCGTGGTGTCCGAGCTGGACGCCACTGAAATGATGAGCGGCAGCGAGCCCGGTGTGAAATTCAGGCGGACATCGGGGGCGTCGGCGATATGGCCGGAGCAACGATTGTCCCTGCGGGCGTCGCCAGACCCTGTATCACTGATCGTGTCGCGCACTCGGTTCGGTCCGCCCGACTGCAGATCGACAGTATAGGGGTCGGGTACGAAGCCGCCGCGCAGGTTCACCGTTTCGTAGCTTGGATTGAGGCGCCAGTCCGGTCCGGACGCGCTGCTGCCGCCACCGCTGCCATAGCCGACCGAGCTGGCGGTCACACTGCCGAGCTCGGAGATAAACAGCCGGGCATCGGCCAGCGAGGCGCTGCCGAACGTGCCAACCCAGATGTCATAGCGCCCGCTGGACGGGTTGTTGAACTGGATGAGCGGGTTCAGGCCGTTGCCGCTATCGTCGTCGCAATACCAGCTGCCGTCCGGTCCGTTGATGACGAGGGTCGTATCAGAGCCGGAAGCTGCGCCGATGCGCAGGGGAAGCGCGCCGCTGCCAGAGCTGAACTGCAGGGAGAAATCTGGCGCATCGGCGATATAACCACGGCAACGCCGGTCCCTGTCGGCATTGCCTGAGCCGGTGTCATTCAGAGTGTTGGCGCGGACAGGTCCGCCCGATTGCAGGTCGACCGTGTAGGGGTCCGGCATGAACCCGGCCCGTAGCGATGTATCGCCATAGCTTGGTGACAGTGTGAAGTCCTGTGCGGCGGCCATGCTGGTGGCAAGGCCGAGCGAAATGGCGGCGGCGAAGGCGTATTTCATATCCCAGTCTCCTGACTTGCTTTTGTCAGGTCCCGCCCGATCAATCCCAGCGCGCCTGACCCCCAAAGGCTTCTGATAAGACTTCAGCGAGTCTGCACGCAGGATGAACACGGCTCAATAAAAACCGGCCCTCTGATCCGAAATTCAGAGGGCCGGATAGAGTAATTGCTGCTATATCAATATGTTATTGCATGAAAAAACTGTCATCGTTCCAGCGCGGCGTTTCGCTGGTATTGGCGACGGCGCTGATGATTTCGTAATTTATCAACGCAAACTTCGCGCCCTGATCGAAGCGCAAGGGCTGCGACAGGTCATCGCCCGGCGCGTGGTAGTTACCGCCCAGGAAGCGCAGGAAGGCCGCGCCCTCATCGTCTTCCGGATCAGGTGAGGAGAAGCCGGTCATCAGGAAGATGGACGGCACGCCTTCACGCACGAAATTATAGTGGTCGGAGCGCACGAAGAGCGATTGCTCGGGGATGGGATCGGGCGCGAGCGATACGCCCGCGCGCGCCACGGCCTGCGCCGTGACCGGTCCGAGCGTGGAGTGCTCCGCGCCAAACGCGATCACATCACTGAACTCGTAGAGCATGACCGGCATGTCCAGATTGATATTGGCCACCATCCGGCCCATGGCCGGTGTGGGGTTGGCGGCCACATGGGCCGACCCCAGCAGGCCCTTTTCCTCAGCCGTCAGGGCGATGAAGACTACCGTGCGGGCCGGGCGCGGCCCCTCAACTAGCGCGCGCGCGGATTCCAGCATGGCGGCTGTGCCGGACGCGTTGTCGAGCGCGCCGTTGCAGATGGCGTTTTCGGCCATTGGCTGGCAGATGCCGATATGGTCGAGATGGGCTGTGACCACGACGGTCTCTGCCGACAGCGCCGGGTCTGATCCGGGCAGTACGCCGATCACGTTCGCGCTGACGACCGGCTCGCGGGTGGTGGCTTGCGCCACTTCGATATGCGTGTTGAGCGCAAAGCTTTCCAGCTCTTCACCGGCAAGGGCGGCGTCCACAATCTGGCTGAAATCCCGGCCTGACCCTTCAAACAGATGCTCGGCGCTCGCCGTGCCCACCACCGCACTGACCTCGATGGAGGCCGGTGAGGCTGCGGCCGCAACCGTCATGGCAGGGCGCGGATTGGCGGCCATGGCGGCGAGGCGGGAGAAGGGAAAGCGCGTCAGACCGTCCGCCATGATCACGATGACACCGCTGGCGCCACGCTCGGCGGCAAACTCGGCCTTGGTGCGGTTGTTGGACAGATGGGCAGCCACATCGCTGGGCAGATCGCCGGGCGCGCCGGCGAGCACGACCACGATGCGTCCTTCCACGTCCAGACCGTCATAGCTGTCCAGCCCCAGCCCCGGAGCCACGATGCCGTAGCCAGCGAAGACCGCGTCGGCGCTGATGGCGCTTTCATCGCGCGTTGCGTGGGCGCTGATGATGAAATCGGTGCCGTGTTCCAGCGCTTCACCATTGATGGCCAGGCGCGCCCGCGCGGGGTCGGCCATCATGTTCTGCAAAGGCACCGGCTCGTGATAGCTGCCGTCTGATGCGCCCGGCTCCAGGCCCAGCAGGCGGAAATGGCTTTCGACGTAAGCAGCGGCGATGTCATAGCCACGCGTCCCCGTATCGCGCCCTTCGAGCAGGTCGTCGGCGAGGAAGCGGATATGCGCCTCGATTGCGCCTGCGGTGATGATGCTGGACGCTGCTGGCGGCTGCGGTGCCGGCGCAGAGCCAGTTGTCGCGCAGGCGGACAGGAGAAGTCCGGCGCTGGCGGCCGCGGCGAGATAGTGACGGATCATGTTTTTGTCCCCGATTATGGCGTCATGCGCCCTCTGCCCGAAGCCCTACAGTCTGGCGGGAGACGGCTCAATCATGCAGGCCAGAACATGGCCAAACTTTCATCTTGGAACAGATGGCCCCTAGTCCTGGAGCACCCACAGGGATGAGCGCTCATGGGCGGCGCGTACCGCGTCGGAGAGATCGGGGTCAGGCACATGATAGTGCCGGGCAAAATCGCGCGTCATGCGCGCCGGCTTGCCCGTGGAGAGCTGGAAGCATACCAGCCAGGTGCGCGCCCGGAATACCGTCTCGCCGGTGTCGCGATTGCGGAACTGGTACCAGCGCTCGGCGCGCAGCCGGCCATCGCTCTGCGCGATCCATACCGCGCAGGTGAGCACGTCGCCGGCCCGGCAATGGCCTGAATAGTCCGCCAGAGTGCGTATCACGGCCATGCCGCGGTCTGCGTCACGGCAGCCCTGCCGGGTCAGGCCATCAGCCTCCCAGTGCGCCCAGGCGGTCTCGTCGGCCCAGCGCAGATAGGCCGAGTTGTTGGCGTGGCCGAAATCATCAATCTCCGCCTCGTCCACGCGCCGGTTGCGCA from Glycocaulis abyssi harbors:
- a CDS encoding cytochrome c oxidase assembly protein — protein: MKLPVLSGNVKVLAICLGLALGMVGMGYAAVPLYDLFCRVTGYGGTTQTAQYDPDQILDRTVRVRFDASRARGFPWEFEPLQRDMTVQVGETALAFYRVTNPTDRPVTGIATYNVTPFKMGPYFAKLECFCFTEQTLGPGESMEMPVVFFIDPLMDEERRMDDVQTVTLSYTFFEASDSRARNLAERAPANTGR
- a CDS encoding cytochrome c oxidase subunit 3, coding for MAGGAVKHDYHLVDPSPWPFVGSVAAFILAIGLVIFMAGLSTNEESWAYFLLREGSPWVLVLGGLGIIYTMIGWWGDVIKESMRGDHTPVVDLGLRYGMILFIVSEVMFFAGWFWMFFEAAIFHDVRAGASWDGTPIGVDYAGWESWPPPGVETFDPFHLPLINTLILLLSGTTVTWAHHALQHGDRNGAKWGLVCTVALGALFTVVQAYEYTHAYFDFGGNLYGATFFMATGFHGAHVIIGTIFLAVCLLRLLAGHFTPQKHFGLEAAAWYWHFVDVVWLFLFAFVYVIFQ
- a CDS encoding DUF983 domain-containing protein, whose protein sequence is MNTPHPVIAGISGRCPRCGEGRLFSGFLKFADTCESCGLDISAEDAGDGPAVFIILIVGFIVVPLALALELSMEPPLWLHVVLWLPLALGLCVALLRPFRGVMFTLQWHHSAREARLDEDAS
- a CDS encoding SURF1 family protein, which gives rise to MHFRPMPLLTVLTLAALAFLLTLGVWQSQRMAWKQGELERWQEASANPARDLDEALCVDEPFEGRSIGFLPEERAGNVRVYGRSLDDNRPGWRIFVPVDAPACLDAPLVLAEAAFQPLVENSAPIRMISRWRIEAPPAPGAFTPDSDPAERTFYAFDGPGMAGALSLQEGAISPLWWLAEDTGEPPAFLTSTPPERHFAYAVTWFGMAIALLVVYLVFHAARGRLSFTGRKE
- a CDS encoding GNAT family N-acetyltransferase; the protein is MALWRDEIPETTLAGEGIRLRHPGPDDYEAWAKLRSASRALTEPWEPAWSEDELTRTAYKRRLRRYQQDVEAGQGYPFFIFRASDGVLVGACNLNNVRRGVLQAADIGYWVGSPYVRRGHARAAVRRVVTFAFAQLNLNRIEAATRPENEASRSLLMSVGFSPEGYARKYLKINGEWRDHLKFAIVRGDLLR
- a CDS encoding EAL domain-containing protein, coding for MLSKAAEAAGALAIQLDLASGKASISGAAEAFGLTCDGVGDFLDCVAPSDRKTLAGQAEGQVDLRLRLAPPGEAVRYVRLLGVRQGDGVTALLLPAGTGPGTTLSTLDAEAALTAGLESKEIIAHFQPIIALDGEYLAGFEALARWHRPGLGVMGPDDFLFLADRLGLMGQVGDQVRGSAADNLARWFADAQAAPDIYVSANASVGELLSDGFVDTLTGALEQAKVPRGRYRLEITETEIMRDPDQAAEILHAVKASGVKLVLDDFGTGYSSLSRLDRFPFDVIKIDQYFVRSMIADASARAITASVVKLARNLGMTIIAEGVETAEMADLVAEMGCDFAQGFHYAGALDPQAAALAVSQGVAGRFAAPRPIRRSGVA
- a CDS encoding YqgE/AlgH family protein, translating into MASHRPLFDGPYLKGKILIASPLIGDPRFDRSVVFMCAHGDDHAMGIIVNKPMRLRLPTLFEQLGVKSEIEVADRAVLDGGPVDRDRGFVLHSDDFEHEPATLKISDGLALTATNDVLEAMASPSPPRRSTLALGYAGWEAGQLEDEISANAWLVAEADEDLVFGDSHEEKWAMALRKMGVNPEHLTGASGHA
- a CDS encoding peroxiredoxin, translated to MTIKPGDRLPDATFMTMGAEGPAPVTTQDLCQGKTVALFAVPGAYTPTCSAKHLPGFVEKASQLKAKGVDTIACTSVNDVFVMSAWGKDQNAGEGVLMLADGNGDFAKAVGLTMDGSKFGMGTRSQRYAMIIKDGVVLDLFVEEPGDFKVSSADYLLEKL
- the radC gene encoding DNA repair protein RadC, which produces MEAGKPHYHGHRDRLRARFAETGGRGLADYEILELVLFRAIPQRDVKPLAKDLLARFGDIGRVCAARPDQLTEIKGVSEKVALELNLFQEVATRIAREQVTGRAVISSWSALLDYVRTALQNASTEEFRVLFLDKKNRLLADEFQARGTVDHAPVYPREIIKRAIALDASALILVHNHPSGDPTPSHADIEMTRQVIEIGKPLSIVVHDHLVVGREKVASFKQLGLM
- the map gene encoding type I methionyl aminopeptidase, translating into MIDDVELIRDGHIRQHGPEAFAGMRKAGQLAAATLDLLVDFVKPGVTTQAIDDIVRRNFIANGAVPATLFYKGYSKSSCTSLNHVVCHGIPNDKPLKDGDILNIDVTCIVDGWHGDTSRMFTVGEVRRKAERLIEVTYEALMRGIAEVKPGNTFGDIGAAIQEYAETQRCSVVRDFCGHGIGQLFHDAPNVLHFGDRGTGEVLKPGMIFTIEPMLNDGKPHVKILADGWTAVTRDKSLSAQFEHSVGVTADGVEIFTSSPAGYHCPPWK
- a CDS encoding M28 family metallopeptidase codes for the protein MIRHYLAAAASAGLLLSACATTGSAPAPQPPAASSIITAGAIEAHIRFLADDLLEGRDTGTRGYDIAAAYVESHFRLLGLEPGASDGSYHEPVPLQNMMADPARARLAINGEALEHGTDFIISAHATRDESAISADAVFAGYGIVAPGLGLDSYDGLDVEGRIVVVLAGAPGDLPSDVAAHLSNNRTKAEFAAERGASGVIVIMADGLTRFPFSRLAAMAANPRPAMTVAAAASPASIEVSAVVGTASAEHLFEGSGRDFSQIVDAALAGEELESFALNTHIEVAQATTREPVVSANVIGVLPGSDPALSAETVVVTAHLDHIGICQPMAENAICNGALDNASGTAAMLESARALVEGPRPARTVVFIALTAEEKGLLGSAHVAANPTPAMGRMVANINLDMPVMLYEFSDVIAFGAEHSTLGPVTAQAVARAGVSLAPDPIPEQSLFVRSDHYNFVREGVPSIFLMTGFSSPDPEDDEGAAFLRFLGGNYHAPGDDLSQPLRFDQGAKFALINYEIISAVANTSETPRWNDDSFFMQ
- a CDS encoding acyl-CoA thioesterase; the encoded protein is MPIAPTDSGWDLPFPFVRNRRVDEAEIDDFGHANNSAYLRWADETAWAHWEADGLTRQGCRDADRGMAVIRTLADYSGHCRAGDVLTCAVWIAQSDGRLRAERWYQFRNRDTGETVFRARTWLVCFQLSTGKPARMTRDFARHYHVPDPDLSDAVRAAHERSSLWVLQD